A single window of Colletes latitarsis isolate SP2378_abdomen chromosome 6, iyColLati1, whole genome shotgun sequence DNA harbors:
- the LOC143342458 gene encoding uncharacterized protein LOC143342458 isoform X1, with amino-acid sequence MEKKRHSTMVTSNDTVLNFLTPTGQRLTPTGKISHAKTRVYTQRYRKEWEQMSDFKGWLTHVPFQPTRAYCLYCKKNLHAHRLSLLKHTCTMKHQRAALLHEAEEKKKAAALKVDPEEEVEVEEVDEIEAMEHVQAEVEENEDEVEYVVERLETDDELDESQIKDPPEDEEGEIEDEEEEEEEEDEEEEGKNLQMTLDDEDVKHSMKKIKIERVESCGDTLAEAMDHMQSEYLEDVDNQGAVQMEMVVESENQCNAEMQVMSLLPESEECNKESQKESRENGRAIRRGENKLDRKSSKLLQNVKQGDAELVMACPLPILSTAYQINSSVAPTSNTIGVLQPVNTIPIAPAQNKTITLTSGGKTLTLTGGTFQPGAQYVLSKLKGKFPTLVMTDRKPATVAIQQEDTVKDVQLNKDQLAVAGTSYQNPKKHVLLKSVKSPSSKKPRISTHVVDTSKGLPVGGLQVSLYKLMDGRWTFLNESNTSPNGRCVDLVDNMKINFTTGRYKIHFDVDKYFTLRRIETMYPFIEIVFDVKNPAGHYHIPVLLSPFGYTTYRGSER; translated from the exons ATGGAGAAGAAGAGGCATTCGACAATGGTTACGAGCAACGATACGGTATTGAATTTTCTAACACCAACGGGTCAGCGTCTTACCCCGACGGGGAAAATCAGCCATGCTAAGACGCGTGTCTACACACAGCGATATCGCAAAGAATGGGAACAGATGTCCGATTTTAAAG GATGGTTGACCCACGTGCCATTTCAACCTACACGTGCTTACTGCCTGTATTGCAAGAAAAACCTTCACGCGCATAGACTTTCTTTATTGAAACATACGTGTACAATGAAGCATCAACGTGCAGCATTGTTACACGAGgcagaagaaaagaaaaaggcTGCTGCTTTGAAGGTGGATCCGGAAGAGGAAGTTGAAGTAGAAGAGGTTGATGAAATTGAG GCTATGGAGCATGTTCAGGCAGAAGTAGAAGAAAACGAAGATGAGGTAGAATACGTCGTTGAGAGATTGGAAACGGACGACGAATTGGACGAATCGCAAATCAAAGATCCGCCCGAAGACGAGGAGGGTGAAATCGAAGAtgaagaagaagaggaagaggaggaggacGAAGAGGAAGAggggaaaaatttacaaatgACTTTGGACGACGAAGATGTTAAGCAtagtatgaaaaaaataaaaatagaaagggTG GAAAGTTGCGGGGATACTTTGGCCGAAGCGATGGATCACATGCAAAGCGAATATTTAGAGGATGTAGACAATCAAGGGGCTGTGCAGATGGAAATGGTGGTAGAGTCGGAAAATCAGTGTAACGCAGAGATGCAAGTAATGTCTCTTCTTCCCGAATCGGAAGAATGTAACAAAGAATCGCAAAAGGAGTCACGCGAAAATGGAAGGGCGATTCGGCGAGGTGAAAATAAATTGGACCGAAAGTCTTCGAAATTATTG CAAAACGTAAAACAAGGAGATGCGGAACTAGTGATGGCATGCCCATTGCCTATTTTAAGCACGGCTTATCAAATAAACTCGTCGGTTGCACCTACTTCTAATACAATCGGTGTGCTTCAACCCGTAAACACGATTCCTATCGCACCTGCACAAAATAAAACAATTACTTTAACGTCGGGTGGCAAAACTCTGACTTTAACAGGTGGTACATTTCAACCTGGTGCCCAATATGTTCTGAGCAAATTAAAGGGTAAATTTCCTACGTTGGTAATGACCGATAGGAAACCTGCAACTGTAGCTATTCAACAGGAGGATACTGTGAAAGACGTTCAGTTAAACAAGGACCAACTTGCCGTAGCTGGTACCAGTTATCAAAATCCAAAGAAG CATGTGCTTTTAAAGTCTGTTAAATCTCCCTCGAGTAAAAAGCCCCGTATTTCTACTCACGTTGTGGATACAAGCAAAGGTCTACCGGTTGGAGGGTTGCAAGTTAGCCTTTATAAGTTAATGGATGGTCGGTGGACGTTTTTAAACGAAAG CAATACGAGTCCAAACGGCCGATGCGTAGATTTGGTGGATaacatgaaaattaatttcacgaCTGGACGTTACAAAATACACTTCGacgtcgataaatatttcactctAAGAAGAATAGAAACAATGTATCCGTTCATCGAGAtcgtttttgacgtgaagaatccTGCTGGTCATTATCACATACCAGTGCTATTGAGTCCTTTCGGGTATACGACCTATCGCGGTTCCGAAAGATGA
- the LOC143342458 gene encoding uncharacterized protein LOC143342458 isoform X2 produces MEKKRHSTMVTSNDTVLNFLTPTGQRLTPTGKISHAKTRVYTQRYRKEWEQMSDFKGWLTHVPFQPTRAYCLYCKKNLHAHRLSLLKHTCTMKHQRAALLHEAEEKKKAAALKVDPEEEVEVEEAMEHVQAEVEENEDEVEYVVERLETDDELDESQIKDPPEDEEGEIEDEEEEEEEEDEEEEGKNLQMTLDDEDVKHSMKKIKIERVESCGDTLAEAMDHMQSEYLEDVDNQGAVQMEMVVESENQCNAEMQVMSLLPESEECNKESQKESRENGRAIRRGENKLDRKSSKLLQNVKQGDAELVMACPLPILSTAYQINSSVAPTSNTIGVLQPVNTIPIAPAQNKTITLTSGGKTLTLTGGTFQPGAQYVLSKLKGKFPTLVMTDRKPATVAIQQEDTVKDVQLNKDQLAVAGTSYQNPKKHVLLKSVKSPSSKKPRISTHVVDTSKGLPVGGLQVSLYKLMDGRWTFLNESNTSPNGRCVDLVDNMKINFTTGRYKIHFDVDKYFTLRRIETMYPFIEIVFDVKNPAGHYHIPVLLSPFGYTTYRGSER; encoded by the exons ATGGAGAAGAAGAGGCATTCGACAATGGTTACGAGCAACGATACGGTATTGAATTTTCTAACACCAACGGGTCAGCGTCTTACCCCGACGGGGAAAATCAGCCATGCTAAGACGCGTGTCTACACACAGCGATATCGCAAAGAATGGGAACAGATGTCCGATTTTAAAG GATGGTTGACCCACGTGCCATTTCAACCTACACGTGCTTACTGCCTGTATTGCAAGAAAAACCTTCACGCGCATAGACTTTCTTTATTGAAACATACGTGTACAATGAAGCATCAACGTGCAGCATTGTTACACGAGgcagaagaaaagaaaaaggcTGCTGCTTTGAAGGTGGATCCGGAAGAGGAAGTTGAAGTAGAAGAG GCTATGGAGCATGTTCAGGCAGAAGTAGAAGAAAACGAAGATGAGGTAGAATACGTCGTTGAGAGATTGGAAACGGACGACGAATTGGACGAATCGCAAATCAAAGATCCGCCCGAAGACGAGGAGGGTGAAATCGAAGAtgaagaagaagaggaagaggaggaggacGAAGAGGAAGAggggaaaaatttacaaatgACTTTGGACGACGAAGATGTTAAGCAtagtatgaaaaaaataaaaatagaaagggTG GAAAGTTGCGGGGATACTTTGGCCGAAGCGATGGATCACATGCAAAGCGAATATTTAGAGGATGTAGACAATCAAGGGGCTGTGCAGATGGAAATGGTGGTAGAGTCGGAAAATCAGTGTAACGCAGAGATGCAAGTAATGTCTCTTCTTCCCGAATCGGAAGAATGTAACAAAGAATCGCAAAAGGAGTCACGCGAAAATGGAAGGGCGATTCGGCGAGGTGAAAATAAATTGGACCGAAAGTCTTCGAAATTATTG CAAAACGTAAAACAAGGAGATGCGGAACTAGTGATGGCATGCCCATTGCCTATTTTAAGCACGGCTTATCAAATAAACTCGTCGGTTGCACCTACTTCTAATACAATCGGTGTGCTTCAACCCGTAAACACGATTCCTATCGCACCTGCACAAAATAAAACAATTACTTTAACGTCGGGTGGCAAAACTCTGACTTTAACAGGTGGTACATTTCAACCTGGTGCCCAATATGTTCTGAGCAAATTAAAGGGTAAATTTCCTACGTTGGTAATGACCGATAGGAAACCTGCAACTGTAGCTATTCAACAGGAGGATACTGTGAAAGACGTTCAGTTAAACAAGGACCAACTTGCCGTAGCTGGTACCAGTTATCAAAATCCAAAGAAG CATGTGCTTTTAAAGTCTGTTAAATCTCCCTCGAGTAAAAAGCCCCGTATTTCTACTCACGTTGTGGATACAAGCAAAGGTCTACCGGTTGGAGGGTTGCAAGTTAGCCTTTATAAGTTAATGGATGGTCGGTGGACGTTTTTAAACGAAAG CAATACGAGTCCAAACGGCCGATGCGTAGATTTGGTGGATaacatgaaaattaatttcacgaCTGGACGTTACAAAATACACTTCGacgtcgataaatatttcactctAAGAAGAATAGAAACAATGTATCCGTTCATCGAGAtcgtttttgacgtgaagaatccTGCTGGTCATTATCACATACCAGTGCTATTGAGTCCTTTCGGGTATACGACCTATCGCGGTTCCGAAAGATGA
- the LOC143342458 gene encoding uncharacterized protein LOC143342458 isoform X3, protein MYSQPYENPYGGWLTHVPFQPTRAYCLYCKKNLHAHRLSLLKHTCTMKHQRAALLHEAEEKKKAAALKVDPEEEVEVEEVDEIEAMEHVQAEVEENEDEVEYVVERLETDDELDESQIKDPPEDEEGEIEDEEEEEEEEDEEEEGKNLQMTLDDEDVKHSMKKIKIERVESCGDTLAEAMDHMQSEYLEDVDNQGAVQMEMVVESENQCNAEMQVMSLLPESEECNKESQKESRENGRAIRRGENKLDRKSSKLLQNVKQGDAELVMACPLPILSTAYQINSSVAPTSNTIGVLQPVNTIPIAPAQNKTITLTSGGKTLTLTGGTFQPGAQYVLSKLKGKFPTLVMTDRKPATVAIQQEDTVKDVQLNKDQLAVAGTSYQNPKKHVLLKSVKSPSSKKPRISTHVVDTSKGLPVGGLQVSLYKLMDGRWTFLNESNTSPNGRCVDLVDNMKINFTTGRYKIHFDVDKYFTLRRIETMYPFIEIVFDVKNPAGHYHIPVLLSPFGYTTYRGSER, encoded by the exons ATGTATTCGCAACCATACGAAAATCCGTACGGTG GATGGTTGACCCACGTGCCATTTCAACCTACACGTGCTTACTGCCTGTATTGCAAGAAAAACCTTCACGCGCATAGACTTTCTTTATTGAAACATACGTGTACAATGAAGCATCAACGTGCAGCATTGTTACACGAGgcagaagaaaagaaaaaggcTGCTGCTTTGAAGGTGGATCCGGAAGAGGAAGTTGAAGTAGAAGAGGTTGATGAAATTGAG GCTATGGAGCATGTTCAGGCAGAAGTAGAAGAAAACGAAGATGAGGTAGAATACGTCGTTGAGAGATTGGAAACGGACGACGAATTGGACGAATCGCAAATCAAAGATCCGCCCGAAGACGAGGAGGGTGAAATCGAAGAtgaagaagaagaggaagaggaggaggacGAAGAGGAAGAggggaaaaatttacaaatgACTTTGGACGACGAAGATGTTAAGCAtagtatgaaaaaaataaaaatagaaagggTG GAAAGTTGCGGGGATACTTTGGCCGAAGCGATGGATCACATGCAAAGCGAATATTTAGAGGATGTAGACAATCAAGGGGCTGTGCAGATGGAAATGGTGGTAGAGTCGGAAAATCAGTGTAACGCAGAGATGCAAGTAATGTCTCTTCTTCCCGAATCGGAAGAATGTAACAAAGAATCGCAAAAGGAGTCACGCGAAAATGGAAGGGCGATTCGGCGAGGTGAAAATAAATTGGACCGAAAGTCTTCGAAATTATTG CAAAACGTAAAACAAGGAGATGCGGAACTAGTGATGGCATGCCCATTGCCTATTTTAAGCACGGCTTATCAAATAAACTCGTCGGTTGCACCTACTTCTAATACAATCGGTGTGCTTCAACCCGTAAACACGATTCCTATCGCACCTGCACAAAATAAAACAATTACTTTAACGTCGGGTGGCAAAACTCTGACTTTAACAGGTGGTACATTTCAACCTGGTGCCCAATATGTTCTGAGCAAATTAAAGGGTAAATTTCCTACGTTGGTAATGACCGATAGGAAACCTGCAACTGTAGCTATTCAACAGGAGGATACTGTGAAAGACGTTCAGTTAAACAAGGACCAACTTGCCGTAGCTGGTACCAGTTATCAAAATCCAAAGAAG CATGTGCTTTTAAAGTCTGTTAAATCTCCCTCGAGTAAAAAGCCCCGTATTTCTACTCACGTTGTGGATACAAGCAAAGGTCTACCGGTTGGAGGGTTGCAAGTTAGCCTTTATAAGTTAATGGATGGTCGGTGGACGTTTTTAAACGAAAG CAATACGAGTCCAAACGGCCGATGCGTAGATTTGGTGGATaacatgaaaattaatttcacgaCTGGACGTTACAAAATACACTTCGacgtcgataaatatttcactctAAGAAGAATAGAAACAATGTATCCGTTCATCGAGAtcgtttttgacgtgaagaatccTGCTGGTCATTATCACATACCAGTGCTATTGAGTCCTTTCGGGTATACGACCTATCGCGGTTCCGAAAGATGA
- the LOC143342462 gene encoding uncharacterized protein LOC143342462, whose product MTSRRIVPRSLILWLLLLAPCCSIGDKLSPDQKAPQFARGSGGLILNTPFEDNKARNRPIGSANANANAPDGVQREETEMLKEVNGELVRTVKGSFSYDSPEGLPISVKYEADENGNRASFKFGTGGGAGSGGSGRPSGPKGGNGGRGGQTDQGSKGKGDSYLPPKDVDRSYLPPQ is encoded by the exons ATGACCTCTCGCAGAATTGTGCCTCGATCGCTG ATCCTCTGGCTGCTGCTTCTTGCCCCTTGCTGTTCCATCGGTGATAAATTGTCTCCGGATCAGAAGGCACCTCAATTTGCACGCGGTTCCGGTGGACTGATCCTAAACACGCCGTTCGAGGACAATAAAGCCAGAAACCGTCCAATCGGAAGTGCAAACGCGAACGCAAACGCACCGGACGGGGTGCAGAGAGAGGAAACCGAGATGCTAAAAGAGGTGAACGGCGAGTTAGTACGAACCGTGAAAGGAAGCTTTTCTTACGACAGCCCCGAGGGTCTTCCAATTTCTGTCAA GTACGAGGCTGACGAGAATGGAAACAGAGCGAGTTTCAAGTTTGGCACCGGCGGAGGGGCTGGTTCGGGTGGTTCGGGTCGTCCTTCGGGGCCGAAAGGAGGAAACGGTGGTCGTGGAGGTCAAACCGATCAAGGATCTAAGGGAAAAGGTGACTCGTATCTACCGCCGAAAGACGTCGACAGAAGCTATCTTCCTCCGCAATAG